The Danio aesculapii unplaced genomic scaffold, fDanAes4.1, whole genome shotgun sequence genome window below encodes:
- the LOC130220302 gene encoding uncharacterized protein LOC130220302 — protein sequence MQAGLGKRTLSLTSDSTHPELSNLLRETYPKMNDLEDRWLIFKAAGGNGRRRLSAVPLDSEGYTGSLIKNASGGGKNLLYIVPLQDELDLMPLPPDAPEFARMPKAHCKKCNTLMPLQTLALHAEQCDNLETSENEEDDLVLIEETTSSRQNIAPSNDATSSNVKPYAQEALEAQCPICRDTFLVSELEVHASFCGESPHEVREEQPSFGFDNISCEEDVIQYAAAQIYATKTFELCVSRDNMVERGLKMWKRQKTGSPVNPLKISFLGEPGVDTGALRKEFLTTIVAGIEKRLFEGDSKNGKMPKYSLNDLDNELFKVAGEIFAVSIAQGGPAPRFMQEWCYEYLATGNIRRDGVHDTEISPLIKMIEDASDLTTYTKEILDCGYTGPVNTEHKESILRALALHITTKRIPMLQQLREGLQIYDLIKIIQAKPHECHDLFVIGHDDKVDANYISSHLAPEMSPTGSLKQVNESKILEFFQDFLLELEDTQPEDDVAGESDGMSVSQIMQWITGQSHRHLLVSERQKFKVTIKFDHCCLQHTPNHSVCYPIVSACTNTITFPVAHMADYESFKTLLQTAVKYGSAFDRV from the exons ATGCAAGCAGGTTTAGGGAAGAGGACCCTGTCCTTAACTTCAGATTCAACACATCCAGAG TTGTCAAATTTGTTACGGGAAACCTATCCAAAAATGAATGATTTGGAAGACAGATGGCTAATTTTCAAAGCGGCAG GTGGAAATGGACGAAGGAGACTGTCTGCTGTACCGTTGGATTCAGAGGGGTATACAGGATCACTAATCAAAAATGCCTCAGGTGGAGGAAAAAATTTACTCTACATCGTACCACTTCAAGATGAGCTTGATTTGATGCCACTGCCACCAGATGCACCTGAATTTGCAAGAATGCCAAAGGCtcattgtaaaaaatgcaataCTTTGATGCCTCTTCAGACATTGGCTTTGCATGCTGAACAGTGTGACAACTTGGAAACTTCTGAAAATGAG GAAGATGATTTGGTGTTGATAGAGGAGACAACGTCTTCAAGGCAAAATATTGCACCTTCTAATGATGCAACATCATCCAATGTTAAACCATACGCTCAGGAG gcacTTGAGGCCCAGTGCCCAATTTGCAGAGACACATTTCTTGTTTCAGAACTAGAAGTGCATGCCAGCTTTTGTGGAGAAAG TCCACATGAAGTGAGAGAGGAGCAACCGTCCTTTGGTTTTGATAACATCTCATG tgagGAGGACGTAATTCAATATGCAGCAGCACAGATATATGCCACAAAAACATTTGAATTATGCGTGTCACGAGACAACATGGTTGAGAGAGGTCTAAAGATGTGGAAACGGCAAAAAACAGGAAGCCCTGTCAATCCCTTGAAAATTAGCTTCCTGGGAGAACCCGGAGTTGACACAGGGGCACTGAGGAAAGAGTTTCTTACCA CAATTGTTGCCGGTATTGAAAAACGTCTCTTTGAAGGTGATTCAAAGAATGGAAAAATGCCCAAGTACTCCCTCAATGATCTTGATAATGAGCTGTTCAA AGTTGCAGGTGAAATATTTGCTGTGAGCATTGCCCAAGGAGGACCAGCCCCACGGTTTATGCAAGAATGGTGTTATGAATACCTTGCAACTGGTAACATCAGACGGGATGGAGTACATGACACAGAGATATCACCACTAATTAAAATG ATTGAAGACGCATCTGACCTGACCACTTATACAAAAGAAATCTTGGACTGTGGCTACACTGGACCAGTCAACACTGAGCATAAGGAAAGCATATTAAG AGCACTTGCTCTACATATCACCACAAAACGCATTCCAATGCTGCAACAACTCCGTGAAGGCCTTCAGATTTATGATCTTATCAAAATCATCCAAGCCAAACCACATGAGTGTCATGACCTGTTTGTTATAGGTCATGATGACAAA GTTGATGCCAATTACATTTCATCCCACCTAGCCCCAGAGATGAGCCCCACTGGTTCACTTAAACAAGTAAATGAGTCCAAAATCTTGGAATTCTTCCAAGATTTCTTACTTGAACTTGAAG ACACACAACCAGAAGATGATGTTGCAGGGGAATCTGATGGCATGTCTGTATCTCAGATAATGCAGTGGATCACTGGCCAATCTCACAGGCATCTACTTGTGTCCGAAAGGCAGAAATTTAAAGTTACAATTAAGTTTGATCATTGTTGTCTGCAACATACTCCTAACCACAGTGTGTGCTACCCAATTGTCAGTGCTTGCACAAATACCATAACATTTCCTGTAGCCCACATGGCCGATTATGAATCTTTTAAAACACTCTTGCAAACTGCTGTTAAATATGGGTCAGCCTTTGACAGAGTGTAA